From Ipomoea triloba cultivar NCNSP0323 chromosome 5, ASM357664v1, the proteins below share one genomic window:
- the LOC116021292 gene encoding uncharacterized protein LOC116021292, which yields MENGYGSSVPDNAAVLPQAENMMFGSTEFINIPTLENVPNLGWGAGNKDMLGHGRPPMNVSTENMEDMLGLGVPPPMPVSAYSGISTVENMPSLGWTTFPPTGNMLGLGVPPMTTVWPPEDIYKAAENMDVFGLGYPLMNSSTYSSISTANLECIPVITECPPVATTTSQ from the coding sequence atggaGAATGGTTATGGATCTAGTGTACCTGACAATGCTGCTGTATTGCCTCAGGCGGAGAACATGATGTTTGGTTCTACTGAGTTCATCAACATCCCTACGCTGGAGAACGTGCCTAATTTGGGATGGGGAGCTGGGAACAAGGACATGCTTGGTCATGGTAGGCCTCCAATGAATGTTTCAACCGAGAATATGGAGGACATGCTTGGTCTTGGTGTGCCTCCTCCTATGCCTGTTTCTGCCTACTCTGGCATTTCCACGGTGGAGAACATGCCTTCTTTGGGATGGACGACATTTCCACCTACCGGGAACATGCTTGGTCTTGGTGTGCCTCCTATGACAACGGTATGGCCTCCAGAGGACATCTATAAAGCTGCGGAGAATATGGACGTGTTTGGTCTTGGTTATCCTCTCATGAATTCTTCCACCTACTCCAGCATTTCCACGGCCAATTTGGAATGCATTCCGGTGATCACGGAATGCCCTCCGGTGGCTACCACTACTTCTCAATGA
- the LOC116019327 gene encoding NAC domain-containing protein 45-like produces MSGFCGSNDYVQSSPVEKDSGDSIRIPPGYRFYPTDEELINHFLRRKIEDPSFFTTAIEEADLKRLEPGVCVGVRKRFFFSRRDMIMKYGTGQRATDSGYWKTTGEDREIFKGKTLVGMKKTLIFYRGRAPSCERTNWVMHEYRLEGHNSLHNLPQNAKNEWVICKVFLKNPLEKKTFASNIHTLFLMAIQSLAWAYEVGKHYVNIKRKDYNNEYVGGVRQLQPKLHKSNSDAENPAAAAASSSMNSHNHNNNNTTMEDNSRVCVKVVGYNNDTVMFLLPFPTMDSLKAEILKRFNNLEAETFKIRYKDEDEEMVTIACDEDLHYCLEFFKSTGTTPVRLSLLI; encoded by the exons atgtCCGGTTTTTGTGGTTCCAACGATTATGTGCAATCGTCGCCGGTAGAGAAAGATTCCGGCGATTCTATAAGAATTCCTCCAGGTTATCGATTCTATCCCACAGACGAAGAGCTCATAAATCATTTCTTAAGGAGAAAGATTGAGGATCCTAGCTTCTTCACAACAGCCATAGAAGAGGCAGATTTGAAGAGGTTGGAACCCGGTGTTTGTGTGGGTGTGAGAAAACGATTTTTCTTCAGCCGGAGGGATATGATTATGAAGTACGGCACGGGGCAGAGAGCTACTGATTCAGGATACTGGAAAACCACCGGAGAAGACAGAGAGATTTTCAAGGGGAAAACCCTAGTTGGGATGAAGAAAACTTTGATTTTTTACAGAGGGAGAGCACCCAGCTGTGAAAGGACAAACTGGGTAATGCATGAATACAGATTGGAGGGCCACAATTCCTTGCACAATCTTCCTCAAAACGCTAAG AATGAATGGGTGATCTGTAAAGTCTTTCTGAAAAACCCCCTGGAAAAGAAAACATTTGCTTCGAACATCCATACATTGTTCCTGATGGCAATACAATCTCTTGCCTGGGCTTATGAAGTTGGGAAACATTATGTAAACATTAAAAGGAAGGACTACAACAATGAGTATGTTGGAGGAGTGAGGCAGCTGCAGCCAAAACTACATAAATCCAATTCTGATGCAGAGAATCCTGCTGCTGCTGCAGCATCAAGTTCTATGAATtctcataatcataataataataatacaacaaTGGAAGACAATAGTAGAGTGTGTGTTAAAGTAGTGGGATACAACAATGATACTGTGATGTTCCTGCTTCCTTTTCCAACTATGGATAGTTTGAAGGCAGAAATCCTAAAGAGATTCAATAATTTGGAAGCTGAAACTTTTAAGATCAGGtacaaagatgaagatgaagaaatggtAACAATAGCCTGTGATGAAGATTTGCATTATTGCTTGGAATTTTTCAAGTCCACAGGAACAACACCAGTCAGATTGTCTCTTTTAATTTGA
- the LOC116019606 gene encoding uncharacterized protein LOC116019606, with translation MGMTELSQLTPMRSIASMSSMSFTNTHDDSSTQSLELITINDLYDTEDFGDFWIAARVNGVEKPSDWFYISCPHKDCNKALKLSEGVNKCFKCNQIPDGSVRKYKLRVRVVDMKGTASFLLWDRECMDLLGIVAEDLYERNLNNLGHIKEIYELIGRTMLFKISAKKEHFVRRNIPFPVVKINTDQLVLQQLCPDLLALEENDFNSEGPISEGDDKFLEGFESDEGESPVALLAPTSSTNCTTDGPVKRCLLDSFSSTKGGKKVKQCHVNWVTIVYDSYVLFLVLLSVLNCTPNFAIGYDSRSKGRRCKAETLSKVGALL, from the exons ATGGGGATGACAGAGCTGTCACAGCTTACACCCATGAGGAGTATAGCTTCCATGTCTAGCATGAGTTTCACAAACACTCATGATGATTCAAGCACTCAATCGCTGGAACTCATTACTATTAATGATCTCTATGACACTGAAGAT ttTGGTGACTTTTGGATAGCTGCAAGGGTAAATGGTGTGGAAAAACCAAGTGATTGGTTTTATATTTCATGTCCTCATAAGGACTGCAATAAAGCACTCAAACTTTCTGAGGGTGTCAATAAGTGTTTCAAATGTAATCAAATCCCTGATGGTAGTGTTAGAAAGTATAAACTTAGAGTGCGTGTGGTTGACATGAAGGGTACTGCATCCTTTTTGCTATGGGATAGGGAATGCATGGATTTGCTAGGTATTGTAGCAGAAGACCTATATGAAAGGAATTTGAAT AACCTTGGACACATAAAGGAGATATATGAACTCATAGGGAGGACAATGCTTTTCAAGATTTCAGCAAAGAAGGAACACTTTGTTCGTCGTAATATCCCATTTCCTGTAGTGAAAATTAACACTGACCAGTTAGTGCTGCAACAACTCTGCCCTGATCTTCTAGCTTTAGAAGAAAATGACTTTAACTCTGAAGGCCCTATAAGCGAGGGGGATGATAAATTTTTGGAG GGGTTTGAGAGTGATGAGGGGGAGAGTCCTGTTGCTCTGTTGGCTCCAACGAGTAGTACAAATTGTACTACTGATGGACCAGTCAAGCGTTGTTTGCTTGATTCATTCTCCTCAACCAAGGGTGGAAAGAAAGTGAAGCAATGCCATGTCAA TTGGGTTACTATTGTGTATGACAGTTATGTTTTGTTTCTGGTGTTGCTTTCTGTTTTAAACTGTACCCCGAATTTCGCTATTGGTTAT GATTCAAGGTCTAAGGGCAGGAGATGTAAAGCAGAAACTTTGAGCAAAGTTGGAGCACTGCTATAA
- the LOC116019608 gene encoding uncharacterized protein LOC116019608 has product MGKRIEDTLPPWELTVVYGSPNLSLRRRLFSDLSADNFAVQPCWLICGDFNSVTSREEVSNPHCFYASSGPRIFREGLMDPGYEGSKFTWMRGVNTSRFKAARLDRAFGNEDWKLRFPNTRIQHLPIINSDHAPLLITNNPAANMERERKFRFNFMWTTHRDFMKCVQQTWKTEKNLEDNKQVMAESLLSWNKEVFGNVFHRKKRLIARINGVQKSLAQHTRQDLIRLDRELRVLICHTNLLQILSVQR; this is encoded by the exons ATGG GTAAAAGAATTGAAGATACCTTGCCACCTTGGGAACTCACAGTGGTATATGGAAGTCCTAATCTGTCCCTTAGAAGGAGATTGTTTTCAGATTTATCTGCTGATAATTTTGCAGTACAACCATGCTGGCTTATATGTGGGGATTTCAACTCGGTAACAAGTAGGGAGGAAGTGAGCAACCCGCACTGCTTTTATGCGTCTAGTGGACCTAGGATATTCAGGGAAGGTCTAATGGACCCAGGATACGAGGGATCGAAGTTCACTTGGATGCGGGGAGTGAATACATCTCGGTTTAAAGCGGCAAGACTAGACCGGGCATTTGGCAACGAAGATTGGAAGCTGAGATTTCCAAATACTAGGATACAACATCTCCCAATTATTAATTCAGACCATGCCCCCTTGCTGATAACAAATAACCCTGCTGCGAATATGGAAAGGGAAAGGAAATTCAGATTTaattttatgtggacaacccACCGGGATTTCATGAAATGCGTTCAACAAACTTGGAAGACTGAGAAAAATTTGGAAGATAACAAGCAAGTAATGGCAGAATCGCTGTTGTCATGGAATAAAGAGGTGTTTGGAAATGTTTTTCACAGAAAGAAACGGTTAATCGCCAGAATAAATGGAGTCCAAAAGAGCCTAGCACAACACACTAGACAGGATCTGATAAGGCTAGACAGAGAATTAAGAGTCCTAATATGCCATACTAACCTGCTACAGATTTTATCCGTTCAGCGCTAG
- the LOC116021244 gene encoding methylesterase 17-like isoform X1: MGEEVEEKQILEEKMIGKDETHFVLVHGIGGGAWCWYKLRCLLENSGGCKVTCLDLKASGVDPADANSVLSFDDYNKPLIDFLASLPHNQQVILVGHSAGGLSVTDACHKFPQKISLAVYVSATMLKTGFNSEQDIKDGVPDLSDFGEAFEVYDAVFGLGLNETPTSLLVKKEFQRKIIYQISPFEDSTLATMLLRPGPIKALLNARFQEGEDDVERVPRVYIRATHDNVVKPAQQDAMIKRWPPAAVYTLECDHSPFFSAPFMLSGLLLKAATSLGTLKY; the protein is encoded by the exons atgGGAGAGGAGGTTGAGGAAAAGCAGATATTGGAAGAGAAGATGATCGGAAAAGATGAAACCCACTTTGTTTTAGTACATGGAATTGGTGGTGGCGCGTGGTGCTGGTACAAACTCCGGTGTCTTTTGGAGAACTCCGGCGGCTGCAAAGTCACCTGCCTTGACCTCAAAGCCTCCGGCGTCGATCCCGCCGACGCTAACTCCGTCCTCTCTTTCGACGACTACAACAAGCCCCTCATTGATTTCTTGGCTTCTTTACCTCACAATCAACAG GTAATACTAGTAGGACATAGTGCAGGAGGATTGAGTGTAACAGATGCATGTCACAAGTTTCCGCAGAAAATAAGCTTAGCAGTTTATGTATCAGCTACAATGTTGAAAACTGGGTTCAACTCCGAACAAGACATCAAAGAt GGAGTTCCAGACTTGTCTGATTTTGGTGAGGCATTTGAGGTGTATGATGCCGTGTTTGGACTAGGGTTGAATGAAACTCCAACCAGTCTACTTGTCAAGAAAGAATTTCAGCGAAAGATCATCTATCAAATAAGTCCATTTGAG GATTCAACTTTGGCTACAATGCTACTCCGACCCGGGCCAATCAAGGCATTGCTAAATGCTCGTTTTCAAGAGGGGGAGGATGATGTGGAAAGAGTGCCTCGGGTATATATTAGAGCCACGCATGATAATGTAGTTAAGCCGGCGCAGCAAGATGCGATGATCAAGAGGTGGCCGCCGGCGGCGGTGTACACTTTGGAATGTGACCACAGTCCATTTTTCTCAGCTCCGTTCATGCTCTCCGGCCTGCTTCTCAAAGCTGCTACCTCTCTAGGCACGCTGAAATACTAG
- the LOC116021244 gene encoding methylesterase 17-like isoform X2 — MGEEVEEKQILEEKMIGKDETHFVLVHGIGGGAWCWYKLRCLLENSGGCKVTCLDLKASGVDPADANSVLSFDDYNKPLIDFLASLPHNQQVILVGHSAGGLSVTDACHKFPQKISLAVYVSATMLKTGFNSEQDIKDDSTLATMLLRPGPIKALLNARFQEGEDDVERVPRVYIRATHDNVVKPAQQDAMIKRWPPAAVYTLECDHSPFFSAPFMLSGLLLKAATSLGTLKY, encoded by the exons atgGGAGAGGAGGTTGAGGAAAAGCAGATATTGGAAGAGAAGATGATCGGAAAAGATGAAACCCACTTTGTTTTAGTACATGGAATTGGTGGTGGCGCGTGGTGCTGGTACAAACTCCGGTGTCTTTTGGAGAACTCCGGCGGCTGCAAAGTCACCTGCCTTGACCTCAAAGCCTCCGGCGTCGATCCCGCCGACGCTAACTCCGTCCTCTCTTTCGACGACTACAACAAGCCCCTCATTGATTTCTTGGCTTCTTTACCTCACAATCAACAG GTAATACTAGTAGGACATAGTGCAGGAGGATTGAGTGTAACAGATGCATGTCACAAGTTTCCGCAGAAAATAAGCTTAGCAGTTTATGTATCAGCTACAATGTTGAAAACTGGGTTCAACTCCGAACAAGACATCAAAGAt GATTCAACTTTGGCTACAATGCTACTCCGACCCGGGCCAATCAAGGCATTGCTAAATGCTCGTTTTCAAGAGGGGGAGGATGATGTGGAAAGAGTGCCTCGGGTATATATTAGAGCCACGCATGATAATGTAGTTAAGCCGGCGCAGCAAGATGCGATGATCAAGAGGTGGCCGCCGGCGGCGGTGTACACTTTGGAATGTGACCACAGTCCATTTTTCTCAGCTCCGTTCATGCTCTCCGGCCTGCTTCTCAAAGCTGCTACCTCTCTAGGCACGCTGAAATACTAG
- the LOC116019889 gene encoding protein ENHANCED DISEASE RESISTANCE 4-like, with the protein MGNETNTKVRLVRCPKCRQILQEYAEIPVYKCGGCGTVLQAKKKKNENACPELSIRETTHASIERGENSLEKDIISSLHQKPTLSSPVDTLQDENKLRTRDEYGDCNNEQRGEKKSYNENNDKFSSIEEPIGQHGDESHLNGSSGGCENQLAACCKELTGERNFSDELQLRSHETLVPFALPRAREHVEEVDKEKLPLDQNDRGACEIERPESSSPPARSSQFTEHSHHDSEFSPGTGVNGGEGDDQYLSQQSKRRDQNGSEGLNAVNSSRGNFSTELACDNVKTPSLGRAESISSESVVPIHHEPHENSDKEIALSFDRISSTDSLQNLLLDDNGSQPTVTHRDMSKSPATRSYYAYDGSASSCDGDDQVPNRFSQQHGQLSGNTGLISPDEFESDYAWTVNSMLRRKSKAQHQDMNFAPVLPQMIQQVAGGSNWLESRRRVHATENRKGSRAMNEIGSPSGYRQNGFHHRSDFNMSSTITDQEPDRTELLRMVYELEEQLHKTRLGNGNPFHAGGTRDDMNAPFSYNQFAPRANINYSRCPSRCGQTSRVPFSGEAAHYRHQPNCLCLHCSPQVWHCSAQLPRGCVYCNNGQTVACFDHNYCNAHHSSSSSPQHYTSSEYSLSVPETKSSDQRHKDQEMKKLHLREKYAKRRLVLPVAGGAPIIACHYCSELLQMPSDFGLFNRRWHQVRCSACMKVLKFSVQNRIHVMPYLTETLTPPPSEIDDISNTVKGRNQAPGSHYCPHPESVSYSDDLKPSFCQSNSSEAEASSNSSPIQPPGRSTLNRKVVSPASSSEPMGDRKMKSVMNEEESEPSGPSLKESRWVKSTPETDEAPPRTAPPLHRLMGYPSLSQVLNQGCFE; encoded by the exons ATGGGTAATGAAACGAACACTAAAGTTCGACTGGTTAGATGCCCCAAATGCCGACAGATTCTTCAAGAGTACGCAGAGATTCCTGTCTACAAATGTGGAGGGTGTGGCACAGTTCTTCAAG cgaagaagaagaaaaacgaAAATGCCTGTCCAGAGTTGAGCATTCGTGAAACAACTCATGCAAGTATTGAACGGGGTGAGAATTCATTGGAAAAGGACATCATCAGTAGTTTACATCAAAAACCCACACTTTCTTCCCCAGTAGACACTTTGCAGGATGAAAACAAACTGAGAACTCGAGATGAATATGGGGACTGCAACAATGAACAGCGTGGAGAGAAAAAATCCTATAATGAAAATAACGATAAGTTTTCAAGCATAGAAGAACCTATTGGGCAGCATGGAGATGAAAGCCATTTGAATGGTAGCTCTGGTGGTTGTGAAAATCAATTAGCGGCTTGCTGCAAGGAGTTAACTGGAGAAAGGAACTTCTCTGATGAACTTCAGCTTAGAAGTCATGAAACTTTAGTTCCATTTGCACTCCCACGGGCTCGTGAGCATGTGGAAGAAGTTGATAAAGAGAAACTCCCTTTGGATCAAAATGATCGTGGAGCTTGTGAAATCGAGAGGCCCGAATCCAGTAGCCCTCCCGCTAGGAGTTCTCAATTTACTGAGCATAGTCATCATGACAGTGAATTTTCTCCGGGTACTGGAGTAAATGGCGGTGAAGGTGACGATCAATATCTTTCACAACAAAGTAAAAGAAGGGATCAGAATGGCTCTGAAGGACTCAATGCAGTAAACAGTTCCAGGGGGAACTTTTCAACCGAGTTAGCTTGTGATAACGTTAAAACGCCATCACTTGGGCGTGCAGAAAGCATTTCATCAGAGAGCGTTGTGCCTATCCATCACGAGCCTCACGAGAATTCTGATAAAGAAATTGCTCTGAGTTTTGACCGTATAAGCTCCACGGACAGTCTGCAAAATTTACTTCTTGATGATAACGGTTCCCAGCCTACCGTTACTCACAGAGACATGTCCAAGTCCCCAGCAACGAGAAGCTATTATGCGTATGATGGTAGTGCATCTTCTTGTGACGGGGATGATCAAGTGCCTAACCGGTTTTCACAACAACATGGACAATTATCCGGGAATACAGGCCTCATCAGCCCTGATGAATTTGAATCCGATTATGCATGGACAGTGAACAGCATGCTGAGGAGAAAGTCGAAGGCACAGCATCAAGATATGAATTTCGCACCAGTGTTGCCACAGATGATTCAACAAGTTGCGGGGGGCAGCAACTGGCTCGAATCTAGAAGACGTGTCCATGCCACAGAAAATAGGAAGGGCTCTCGGGCAATGAATGAAATTGGAAGCCCTTCAGGTTATAGGCAGAACGGTTTCCATCATCGATCAGACTTTAATATGTCCAGCACGATCACAGATCAAGAGCCAGACAGAACGGAACTATTGAGGATGGTCTATGAACTCGAAGAACAACTCCACAAAACACGTCTTGGAAATGGAAATCCGTTTCATGCTGGAGGTACGAGGGATGATATGAATGCTCCATTTTCTTACAATCAATTTGCACCGCGGGCTAATATAAACTACTCTCGATGTCCTTCGAGATGTGGTCAAACCTCGAGAGTACCCTTTTCCGGAGAGGCTGCCCATTACAGGCACCAACCTAACTGCCTCTGTTTGCATTGCTCTCCTCAGGTCTGGCATTGCTCAGCACAGCTGCCTCGTGGTTGCGTTTACTGTAACAATGGTCAAACCGTGGCCTGTTTTGACCATAACTACTGTAACGCCCACCATTCTAGTTCATCAAGTCCCCAGCATTACACGAGCTCCGAGTATTCCTTGAGTGTCCCCGAGACAAAATCGAGTGACCAGAGGCATAAAGAccaagagatgaagaaattacACTTGAGGGAGAAGTATGCTAAAAGGCGTCTTGTCCTTCCGGTAGCTGGTGGAGCCCCGATTATAGCTTGTCATTACTGCTCGGAGTTATTACAGATGCCTTCAGATTTCGGTCTCTTTAACAGAAGATGGCATCAAGTGCGGTGCAGTGCATGTATGAAGGTTCTTAAGTTTTCGGTTCAGAATAGAATACATGTAATGCCATACCTTACCGAGACTTTAACTCCTCCACCCAGCGAGATAGATGACATCAGCAATACCGTCAAAGGGAGGAATCAGGCACCGGGATCACATTATTGCCCACATCCTGAATCTGTATCTTATTCTGATGATTTGAAACCGTCATTCTGTCAAAGCAACTCTAGTGAGGCCGAGGCTTCATCCAATAGTTCGCCCATTCAACCCCCTGGAAGAAGCACGTTAAACAGAAAGGTTGTGTCTCCTGCTAGTTCTTCCGAGCCCATGGGAGATAGGAAAATGAAGTCTGTTATGAACGAGGAGGAGTCTGAACCTTCGGGGCCTTCACTCAAGGAGTCCAGATGGGTCAAATCGACACCAGAAACTGATGAAGCACCGCCAAGAACAGCTCCTCCACTTCATCGTCTCATGGGATACCCCTCACTGAGCCAAGTTTTGAATCAAGGCTGCTTCGAATAG